The genomic stretch tatgtgtatgtgtgtgaagggtgggggggggggaggttgcCAGAAAGGGTTGAGCTTATAGATGAAAAGAGTGTTTGGGGCGCATCGAGTCATGCCTGCAGTGTCCACCCCTTGTCTACATGATGCCACAGGAGGACAAGGGGTTGGCGATCTGGCAGGTGCAGGCTGACTGGCAGTATTGGCGCACAGTCTGGTAGCAGCTGCGGTCGGCGTCCCCACCCCACTGCACAGGCCCGTTGGGGTCAGAGGGCAAGCGGCTCAAGATGCTGGTGTTGATGGCCAGAGCAGCCAGGCCATAGTCAGTGAACAGCACCGTCTCACGCCGACACGTAGGGCAGGAGATGAATTTGTACTTAGGACAGGACTCATAGAGGATCTGCAGGCACTCCTCGCACACCGAGTGCAGGCAGGAGAGGATGCGTGGACGCTTGCCTGCGAAGTTGTAGGTGTGACCGCAGGTGGGGCAGTCCAGGGGCTCACAGGGCATGACGGGTCCCGAGGAGGACGAAGAAGAGGTGGACGATGAGGTGGAAGAGGAGCGCAGCACGTACTGGTTGACTATGACGTCTTCCATCTTGTAGTGGAACTGGTGGTAACAGATTTCGTTGGCACTGGTTTTGCGCTGGGCCAGGTAGCTCTGCTCCCTGCGCGTCACGGGGACGGGGGAGGAAACAATCGACCTGGGGGACCCTGTCATCTCCAGAGCCAGGTCACTGCACGCCTGGTTGACGATGATTTCTCCCTCGCCTCCGCCATCCCAAGCCACTCTTGGGGGCGGGGCATAGCGTGGCTGGGTGACGGGCACAGGGCACTCTCTGGGGAACTTCTCCGACTGGATGATCTTGACGGTGTCCATTGGGATGGTCACGGGCTGACGCCGGAGGCAGGACATTCGCACAGTTTTTGGAGGTGAAAGAGAGAAGGGCTGTGGCTCAAATCAGCACTGGACGACCCTGCCTGATTCTGGGCAAAGGGAATAAGtaatgctctttttttaaagtcagccATTCGAGGGGACATGAGGACGGATGGTTGCCTCCATGTTTCCC from Labrus bergylta chromosome 17, fLabBer1.1, whole genome shotgun sequence encodes the following:
- the rnf208 gene encoding RING finger protein 208, which translates into the protein MSCLRRQPVTIPMDTVKIIQSEKFPRECPVPVTQPRYAPPPRVAWDGGGEGEIIVNQACSDLALEMTGSPRSIVSSPVPVTRREQSYLAQRKTSANEICYHQFHYKMEDVIVNQYVLRSSSTSSSTSSSSSSGPVMPCEPLDCPTCGHTYNFAGKRPRILSCLHSVCEECLQILYESCPKYKFISCPTCRRETVLFTDYGLAALAINTSILSRLPSDPNGPVQWGGDADRSCYQTVRQYCQSACTCQIANPLSSCGIM